In the genome of Danio rerio strain Tuebingen ecotype United States chromosome 23, GRCz12tu, whole genome shotgun sequence, one region contains:
- the LOC101883939 gene encoding probable pleckstrin homology domain-containing family N member 1 isoform X1 yields MGCCSVTQRHTGTDEVGPDEIELLEISNAGLWSLAESRLQTSTRNGTDEGPQRCPSVRHLKQEDPDPVSVRRDSKHNNSQLAVWGWTKEELHYRLYTQPIREWEGRAPHTYGDIIHSSSVYLHSGYTKAMSERYLVLFSFHLLILALDGSNRDFIYEGILPLSAIEVHLIPQQDSSSPHMFEISGPMVDSKIFICAGAAETKAWMENIEDRRYKSVRQQLSPSHSALSYLVPCDENWKKEELKRYLLRSPIMQWEGVPIQHMGHPRYLSLVHISNVYAKSRHLQGPQERLLVLFPSDLLILSLDCHRIRVKYEGRLPLKSIKAMERSALPGRLEFELTGELMEPLLVSCIYPEDYQSWIFQLQQPDKMPDSLPHHTPPPLIPKKRRS; encoded by the exons ATGGGATGCTGCAGTGTTACCCAAAGGCATACGGGGACTGATGAAGTGGGCCCAGATGAGATTGAACTCTTGGAGATCTCCAATGCAGG GCTCTGGAGTCTTGCTGAAAGCCGCCTACAAACTTCCACAAGGAATGGCACAGATGAAGGTCCTCAGCGCTGCCCTTCTGTAAGACACCTGAAGCAAGAG GATCCGGATCCTGTTTCTGTGAGGAGGGACTCAAAGCACAACAATTCACAA CTAGCGGTCTGGGGCTGGACGAAAGAAGAGCTTCATTATAGACTGTATACTCAGCCTATTAGAGAATGGGAAGGACGAGCACCACACACTTATGGAGACATTATCCACTCATCTTCTGTttatttacacagtggatacacAAAG GCTATGAGCGAAAGATATCTGGTTTTATTTTCCTTCCACTTGTTAATCCTTGCTTTGGACGGTTCCAATCGTGATTTTATATACGAG GGTATTCTTCCTCTCTCAGCCATTGAAGTGCATCTGATCCCACAGCAGGACTCCAGTTCGCCACATATGTTTGAGATTAGTG GACCCATGGTGGACTCGAAGATCTTCATTTGTGCTGGTGCTGCTGAAACAAAAGCCTGGATGGAGAACATTGAGGACAGGCGATACAAGTCTGTAAGACAACAGCTGAGCCCGTCTCATAGTGCTCTCTCATACCTG GTGCCGTGTGATGAAAACTGGAAAAAGGAGGAGCTGAAAAGATACTTGCTGCGGTCTCCCATCATGCAATGGGAAGGAGTCCCCATTCAGCACATGGGACATCCAAGATACCTCTCACTGGTGCACATCAGCAACGTATATGCAAAG AGCCGGCATTTGCAGGGACCTCAGGAGCGTTTGCTTGTGCTCTTTCCAAGTGACCTGCTCATTCTGTCTCTCGATTGCCATCGCATACGTGTGAAATATGAG GGTCGTCTGCCACTAAAGAGCATTAAAGCCATGGAAAGATCAGCACTGCCTGGCAGACTGGAGTTTGAACTAACAG GTGAACTGATGGAGCCTCTGCTTGTCTCCTGTATTTACCCTGAGGACTATCAAAGCTGGATCTTCCAGTTACAACAG CCTGATAAAATGCCAGATTCACTGCCTCATCACACTCCTCCACCTCTGATACCGAAGAAGCGCAGGAGCTGA
- the LOC101883939 gene encoding probable pleckstrin homology domain-containing family N member 1 isoform X2, producing the protein MGCCSVTQRHTGTDEVGPDEIELLEISNAGLWSLAESRLQTSTRNGTDEGPQRCPSDPDPVSVRRDSKHNNSQLAVWGWTKEELHYRLYTQPIREWEGRAPHTYGDIIHSSSVYLHSGYTKAMSERYLVLFSFHLLILALDGSNRDFIYEGILPLSAIEVHLIPQQDSSSPHMFEISGPMVDSKIFICAGAAETKAWMENIEDRRYKSVRQQLSPSHSALSYLVPCDENWKKEELKRYLLRSPIMQWEGVPIQHMGHPRYLSLVHISNVYAKSRHLQGPQERLLVLFPSDLLILSLDCHRIRVKYEGRLPLKSIKAMERSALPGRLEFELTGELMEPLLVSCIYPEDYQSWIFQLQQPDKMPDSLPHHTPPPLIPKKRRS; encoded by the exons ATGGGATGCTGCAGTGTTACCCAAAGGCATACGGGGACTGATGAAGTGGGCCCAGATGAGATTGAACTCTTGGAGATCTCCAATGCAGG GCTCTGGAGTCTTGCTGAAAGCCGCCTACAAACTTCCACAAGGAATGGCACAGATGAAGGTCCTCAGCGCTGCCCTTCT GATCCGGATCCTGTTTCTGTGAGGAGGGACTCAAAGCACAACAATTCACAA CTAGCGGTCTGGGGCTGGACGAAAGAAGAGCTTCATTATAGACTGTATACTCAGCCTATTAGAGAATGGGAAGGACGAGCACCACACACTTATGGAGACATTATCCACTCATCTTCTGTttatttacacagtggatacacAAAG GCTATGAGCGAAAGATATCTGGTTTTATTTTCCTTCCACTTGTTAATCCTTGCTTTGGACGGTTCCAATCGTGATTTTATATACGAG GGTATTCTTCCTCTCTCAGCCATTGAAGTGCATCTGATCCCACAGCAGGACTCCAGTTCGCCACATATGTTTGAGATTAGTG GACCCATGGTGGACTCGAAGATCTTCATTTGTGCTGGTGCTGCTGAAACAAAAGCCTGGATGGAGAACATTGAGGACAGGCGATACAAGTCTGTAAGACAACAGCTGAGCCCGTCTCATAGTGCTCTCTCATACCTG GTGCCGTGTGATGAAAACTGGAAAAAGGAGGAGCTGAAAAGATACTTGCTGCGGTCTCCCATCATGCAATGGGAAGGAGTCCCCATTCAGCACATGGGACATCCAAGATACCTCTCACTGGTGCACATCAGCAACGTATATGCAAAG AGCCGGCATTTGCAGGGACCTCAGGAGCGTTTGCTTGTGCTCTTTCCAAGTGACCTGCTCATTCTGTCTCTCGATTGCCATCGCATACGTGTGAAATATGAG GGTCGTCTGCCACTAAAGAGCATTAAAGCCATGGAAAGATCAGCACTGCCTGGCAGACTGGAGTTTGAACTAACAG GTGAACTGATGGAGCCTCTGCTTGTCTCCTGTATTTACCCTGAGGACTATCAAAGCTGGATCTTCCAGTTACAACAG CCTGATAAAATGCCAGATTCACTGCCTCATCACACTCCTCCACCTCTGATACCGAAGAAGCGCAGGAGCTGA